A stretch of the Bacillus sp. BGMRC 2118 genome encodes the following:
- a CDS encoding GNAT family N-acetyltransferase has protein sequence MSQNHLVIKEMKTNEDFEAAYPVLHELRTHLTMEEYYLLLNKMLPQGYRMFAAYYEEHIVAVTGVIELVNFYNDKHLYVYDLVTKGTQRSKGYGEQLLSYIHTLAKETGCQYVALSSGLQRTDAHCFYETKMNYKKTSFSFVHGV, from the coding sequence ATGTCACAAAATCATTTGGTGATCAAAGAAATGAAAACGAACGAGGACTTTGAAGCCGCATATCCAGTCCTGCACGAACTTCGAACTCATTTAACAATGGAGGAGTATTATTTACTCCTAAACAAAATGCTGCCACAGGGCTACCGCATGTTTGCTGCCTATTACGAAGAACACATAGTGGCGGTAACAGGGGTCATTGAACTAGTAAACTTCTATAACGATAAACATTTGTATGTGTATGACCTCGTTACAAAGGGAACACAGCGATCAAAAGGATATGGAGAGCAATTATTATCCTATATCCACACGCTAGCAAAAGAAACAGGCTGTCAGTACGTTGCCCTCTCATCAGGATTACAGCGCACCGACGCCCATTGCTTTTATGAAACAAAAATGAACTACAAAAAAACGTCCTTTTCTTTTGTTCATGGTGTTTAA
- a CDS encoding TIGR01440 family protein, whose product MSPEIEIWRGQLTQIIQDFKAQAGLAKNKVIVVGCSTSEVLGERIGTAGSEEVAELIFEELQNVSKEVGCQFVFQCCEHINRAIVLERETAMRLQLEEVTVVPVRTAGGAMATYAFQHLSDPVVVEHIKADAGIDIGDTFIGMHLKPVAVPIRSKEKTLGHAHVTMAKTRPKLIGGARAVYTNDRSNLSC is encoded by the coding sequence ATGAGCCCGGAAATTGAAATATGGAGAGGTCAGCTTACCCAAATTATACAAGACTTTAAGGCGCAGGCAGGCCTTGCGAAAAACAAAGTGATAGTGGTTGGCTGTAGTACAAGTGAAGTACTTGGGGAGAGAATTGGAACGGCTGGGTCCGAGGAGGTAGCAGAACTCATTTTTGAGGAATTGCAAAATGTCTCTAAAGAAGTAGGATGCCAGTTTGTATTCCAGTGCTGTGAACATATTAATCGAGCAATCGTCCTTGAACGAGAAACAGCCATGAGATTACAGCTTGAAGAAGTAACGGTAGTCCCTGTTCGTACAGCGGGAGGTGCCATGGCGACTTATGCATTCCAACATCTGAGTGATCCGGTCGTGGTAGAGCATATAAAAGCAGATGCCGGCATTGATATCGGTGATACCTTTATCGGGATGCACCTCAAGCCAGTTGCAGTTCCAATCCGCTCAAAAGAAAAAACACTCGGACATGCCCATGTGACAATGGCCAAAACTAGACCAAAACTCATCGGCGGAGCCCGAGCGGTTTATACAAATGACAGAAGTAATTTATCATGCTGA
- the rpiB gene encoding ribose 5-phosphate isomerase B, with protein MKVAIASDHGGLKIREEIKGLMDEMGIEYEDMGCDCDTSVDYPDYAVPVAEKVANGEVDRGILICGTGIGMSIAANKVKGIRCALVHDMFSAQATREHNDSNILAMGERVIGPGLAREIAKIWLTTEYEGGRHKNRLDKISTYENK; from the coding sequence ATGAAAGTGGCAATTGCATCAGATCATGGTGGATTAAAGATTCGAGAAGAAATAAAAGGCTTGATGGATGAAATGGGCATTGAGTATGAAGATATGGGATGTGACTGTGATACATCAGTTGACTACCCTGATTATGCTGTGCCAGTTGCGGAAAAGGTAGCAAATGGTGAAGTGGATCGAGGCATATTAATTTGTGGAACAGGTATTGGTATGAGTATTGCGGCAAATAAAGTAAAAGGAATTAGATGCGCCCTTGTTCATGACATGTTCAGTGCACAAGCAACTCGTGAACATAATGACAGCAATATATTAGCAATGGGCGAAAGAGTGATCGGACCAGGCTTAGCTCGTGAGATTGCAAAAATTTGGTTAACGACAGAGTATGAAGGTGGAAGACATAAAAACAGATTAGATAAAATTTCTACTTACGAAAACAAGTAG